A segment of the Methylomonas paludis genome:
CCTGACGCCAAGACAAGCAATCTTCTTCTCTACCCGGAGAATCAGCTCGTAACCAGCATCTCAGCTTTCGCGCCGCTTATCCTGATGCAAAGCCAGGCTGCACCACCAATCGCTCTTGTAAATAAGCGAATACTTTTGCCACGGGTGAGGCGCACCCTAAGTCCAGCCACCATTGCCGGGCTTTGTGGATCACCTGGGCTGCTCGATACATGACTTCTTGCAGCACCGTTCGTAACCGCCGTCGTTTTGCCGGATGACGTATTGGCGCCAAGTCGCCAGTCAAGCCCAGTTGACCAATCAGTCGCAAGCAATTATAGGCAAACATACCCATTCTCAATAGACAGTCGTTGGTCTCAAACTTTCCAGATGGTAAGCGTTCCATATCCAGGTCAGTTTTGAATTCCGAATGAAATTGTTCATGGGTGCCGTGGTCGCGGTAGCGTTCAATGACGGTTTCTTCGGGTTCCTCCAGACTCGTCCACCAGCCTTCCAGTTGAATGTCCGGCAGTAATAGCATCTGGCCGTGCTTATTGCTCGTGCGTTCAATGATCCGCACGACCAGTCTGAAGGGGCGAGTCTGTTTTTTCCAAGCACGTTCCACCGTCAGTGTCATTAACGCTTCCCGTTTACCGGGGCGTTTTTCAACAAAGGCGCCGGCCGCTTCCGCTTTTTCTAACCAGGATGTCTTATCTTGCCGTCTTGGATTCCACTTGATCAAGTATTCAAAGCGCCTGTTCATGGCTGCCCAGCGTTCTTTCTCAGCCGCAACCGTAAATAACAGTTTGGCGCTATCAAACCCTGAGTCTTTGCGTAATAACAACGGCAAACCCGGTGCAACCAAGCGCTCAACTCGAGGAAACAGCCTTTCTAGAAAATAATCAATCTCCAGCGATGAATGCCAGCGGCCTGGACGCAGTTCCAATCCTATACACCAGCCTTCATTGCCCAAATAAGCCGCGACAGGCGTATAGCCATCCACTCCCTGATAGGTTCGACTCACCTCTTCCTTCTTGGTACCGCTCTGATCCATGACGAAGGTGTCCATGTCCAGACAGACGTAGCCTTTATGCGGCGTAATTGGGGCTTCTGTTCGTTCGATGAGTCGTATCGATAGATCATCCACCGGCTCCAGCAGGCTGCCGCTGACACGATCAAGACGTTGCCGCAGCCACACGCTGCCGGGAACCTTACGTACATCCAATGCCTTCTTGAAAAAACGATCTTCACGAAACGGCTCAACAGCCTCGAAGTCGCTTTTGCCTATACTTAAAAGGCCAACAGTGGTTTTGACTAAATCCGAGGTTTTGATACCCTGTGAAACAGGTATTCTACCGTCCACCATCACTTCGACATTGACCGCTTCCAGGCACTGGCCGATCAAGGATAGTCCGGCATAGGAGGTAAGTTCCTTTTTGGATTCTTTAAGCTTAAAACGTGCCATAATCAAAACGGGTGACTATAGAAAAACTATATTATACCTTTTTTATCATTGACTTATGACTATTTATAAAAAAAACGAACACGGATTCAGGTTAACTTTTATTTGCGTTGCAAAATGCGGGTTTGCGCGGGTGGCGGGTAGTGTAAAATAATGTATACTTTATTGACATTTGTTAGAATTCGACGGCGCGTAAGAATTCCTTCCCGTAAGAACTTAATCCCTTATCTATGGAACCTATTTGAGACAAAATTTTACATTCTTCGAGGTTGTCTAATGAGATTTTGACTTCATCGAACCCAACACCTAAATGTTGAGCTAGTTTCCCGGCTTCACTTCCCACCTGAAAAGTATTGTGCGGATTTAGTTTGATTTCTAACAATACCCGAACATCTAAGGGGTCGAGTTTTTTTGCTGTCTCAATAAAAGCAAGTCTAAAACGTTTTGATTTTTCTAGATGCATTGAAGCTGCAAGCAATCTAGCCCATAAGTCTTGAAGCTCTTCGCGGCTTTCATCTACGGCTTCGGTAAAAATAGGAAGCGCCAATTTTAAACATGGTGTTTCAGGCTGCTGTATACCCAGATGATGCTTCGCATCATCCCAAAGCTTTTGAAGTCGTGTAGCCCTATAAATTTTTATTTTATCCCCAATTAGTCCAACCAAATCTTTAGGTAGGTCGCCTAAAATTTCCGTCAAATAACCGCCGCCATCTCGAACTGCGCCGACAATTTCCTTGATTGCTTCTGATTGCGCATCTGAAATAGGGATAATGCTATTTTCTTCGCTCATGACTTTTTATTGGTTTTGTATTGCCGTTTACCCTGATTTTTTAGCATCAATTGGAACGTGAGTGGAACTTGACTATTTTACAAGAATCCAAGGTCAACATAACTATTTGATTTAAATGGTGCCGGAGATAGGAATCGAACCTACGACCTTCGCGTTACGAGTGCGCTGCTCTACCGACTGAGCTACACCGGCTTATTTGTAGATGTGTTCGGGGTCTTTTAATACGGGTTCCGTGGTTTGCCATTCACCGTCTGTCAAACTGCGGTAAAAGCAGCTATGGCGACCGGTGTGGCAGGCGATGCCACCATGTTGATCTATTTTTAACAGAATGACATCCGCATCGCAATCCAGTTGGATATCGATAATTTTTTGTTTATGTCCGGATTCTTCACCCTTGCGCCACAGGCGCTGCCGGGAACGTGACCAGTATACCGCAAAGCCTTCGCTGACGCTAAGCGCCAAGGATTCGGGATTCATCCAGGCAAACATCACCACCCGGCCAGTATCATACTGCTGGGCGATGACCGGCACCAGGCCATCTGCTGTCCATTGTATTTCCGCCAGCCAGTCCTTGCTCATAAACGCACCTCTATGCCTTTGGCCTGCATATGCAGTTTAGCTTGTTCGATGGTGTATTCGGCAAAGTGAAAGATACTGGCAGCCAGCACGGCATCGGCTTTGCCCAGCAAAATGCCATCTGCCAAATGATCCAGATTGCCGACGCCGCCGGATGCGATGACCGGTATCGACACCGCTTCGCTGATGGCACGGGTCAGGGCCAGATCAAAACCGGATTTGGTGCCGTCTCTATCCATGCTGGTCAGTAAAATTTCCCCAGCACCGTAAACGCGCATTTTTTCAGCCCAATCTACGGCATTAATGCCGGTAGGTTTACGGCCACCGTGGGTAAAAATTTCCCAGCGCTCAGGCTCGCCGGCAGCGCTGACTTTTTTGGCATCTATGGCCACTACTATGCATTGAGAGCCGAATTTTTCGGCGGCCAGTTTGACAAATTCGGGATTAAATACGGCTGCGCTATTAATACCGACCTTATCGGCACCGGCATTTAACATGCGCCGGATGTCCTCAAGTGTGCGAATGCCGCCACCAACGGTCAGCGGAATAAATACCTCGCTGGCCACTTGTTCCACCACATGAACGATGGTGTCGCGGTTGTCGTGAGTGGCGGTAATATCCAGAAAAGTGATTTCGTCTGCGCCTTCCCGG
Coding sequences within it:
- the hisI gene encoding phosphoribosyl-AMP cyclohydrolase — its product is MSKDWLAEIQWTADGLVPVIAQQYDTGRVVMFAWMNPESLALSVSEGFAVYWSRSRQRLWRKGEESGHKQKIIDIQLDCDADVILLKIDQHGGIACHTGRHSCFYRSLTDGEWQTTEPVLKDPEHIYK
- the hisF gene encoding imidazole glycerol phosphate synthase subunit HisF → MSLAKRIIPCLDVDNGRVVKGVKFVDIRDAGDPVEIARRYDREGADEITFLDITATHDNRDTIVHVVEQVASEVFIPLTVGGGIRTLEDIRRMLNAGADKVGINSAAVFNPEFVKLAAEKFGSQCIVVAIDAKKVSAAGEPERWEIFTHGGRKPTGINAVDWAEKMRVYGAGEILLTSMDRDGTKSGFDLALTRAISEAVSIPVIASGGVGNLDHLADGILLGKADAVLAASIFHFAEYTIEQAKLHMQAKGIEVRL
- a CDS encoding Abi-alpha family protein, which gives rise to MSEENSIIPISDAQSEAIKEIVGAVRDGGGYLTEILGDLPKDLVGLIGDKIKIYRATRLQKLWDDAKHHLGIQQPETPCLKLALPIFTEAVDESREELQDLWARLLAASMHLEKSKRFRLAFIETAKKLDPLDVRVLLEIKLNPHNTFQVGSEAGKLAQHLGVGFDEVKISLDNLEECKILSQIGSIDKGLSSYGKEFLRAVEF
- a CDS encoding IS1380 family transposase; this translates as MARFKLKESKKELTSYAGLSLIGQCLEAVNVEVMVDGRIPVSQGIKTSDLVKTTVGLLSIGKSDFEAVEPFREDRFFKKALDVRKVPGSVWLRQRLDRVSGSLLEPVDDLSIRLIERTEAPITPHKGYVCLDMDTFVMDQSGTKKEEVSRTYQGVDGYTPVAAYLGNEGWCIGLELRPGRWHSSLEIDYFLERLFPRVERLVAPGLPLLLRKDSGFDSAKLLFTVAAEKERWAAMNRRFEYLIKWNPRRQDKTSWLEKAEAAGAFVEKRPGKREALMTLTVERAWKKQTRPFRLVVRIIERTSNKHGQMLLLPDIQLEGWWTSLEEPEETVIERYRDHGTHEQFHSEFKTDLDMERLPSGKFETNDCLLRMGMFAYNCLRLIGQLGLTGDLAPIRHPAKRRRLRTVLQEVMYRAAQVIHKARQWWLDLGCASPVAKVFAYLQERLVVQPGFASG